One stretch of Labrus bergylta chromosome 24, fLabBer1.1, whole genome shotgun sequence DNA includes these proteins:
- the gk gene encoding glycerol kinase isoform X2, giving the protein MHGTMAASSHRIMLGPLVAAVDQGTSSTRFLVFNSKTAELLSHHQVEIKQSFPKEGWVEEDPKEILQSVYECMERTCEKLTQLNIDISNIKAIGVTNQRETTLVWDKETGEPLYNAIVWLDLRTQSTVERLINKTPGRNKNHLKHKTGLPISTYFSAVKLRWLMDNVDEVREAVVSHRAMFGTVDSWLIWCLTGGKSGGVHCTDVTNASRTMLFNIHTLDWDPELCKYFGIPMEILPRVRSSSEIYGLMKSGALSGIPISGCLGDQSAALVGQMCFQDGQAKNTYGTGCFLLRNTGAKPVMSDHGLLTTVAYKLGRDQPACYALEGSVAIAGAVVRWLQDNLGIIESHEELEKLAASVGTSYGCYFVPAFSGLYAPYWEPSARGIICGLTQFTNKRHLAFAALEAVCFQTREILDAMNQDSGIPLTQLQVDGGMTSNRLLMQLQADILCIPVVKPSMPETTALGAAMAAGAAEGVSVWSLSPEDLSEVTSEKFEPQINPEESEFRYARWKKAVQKSMNWETTEPLGNGNGESSIFSSAPLGFYIFGSMLMLVGAKYLAGHH; this is encoded by the exons ATGCACGGCACCATGGCTGCGTCCTCACACCGGATCATGCTGGGCCCGCTGGTTGCTGCAGTGGACCAGGGTACGAGCTCCACACGGTTTCTG GTGTTTAACTCGAAAACAGCAGAGCTCCTCAGCCACCACCAGGTCGAGATCAAACAGAGCTTCCCCAAAGAAGG ATGGGTGGAGGAAGACCCCAAAGAAATCCTGCAGTCGGTGTACGAGTGCATGGAGCGGACTTGTGAAAAACTCACCCAGCTCAACATCGACAtctcaaacattaaag CGATTGGAGTGACCAACCAAAGAGAGACCACGCTTGTTTGGGACAAAGAAACCGGGGAGCCTCTCTACAATGCGATCG TTTGGCTGGACCTGCGGACTCAATCAACAGTGGAACGTCTCATCAACAAAACTCCAGGAAGGAATAAGAACCACCTGAAG cataAAACAGGGCTTCCGATCAGCACGTACTTCAGCGCAGTGAAACTCCGCTGGCTGATGGACAATGTGGACGAGGTCAGGGAAGCCGTCGTCTCTCACCGCGCCATGTTCGGCACCGTGGATTCCTGGCTTATATGG TGTTTGACCGGGGGTAAGTCAGGCGGCGTCCACTGCACAGACGTGACCAACGCCAGCAGAACCATGCTGTTCAACATTCACACATTGGACTGGGACCCTGAGCTGTGCAA GTATTTTGGTATTCCCATGGAGATCTTACCCAGAGTGAGGAGTTCTTCAGAGATCTATGGCCTCATG AAATCTGGAGCTCTTTCCGGCATTCCCATTTCAGGG tgtctcGGGGATCAGTCAGCAGCACTTGTTGGACAGATGTGTTTTCAGGACGGGCAAGCCAAAAACAC GTATGGTACTGGCTGTTTTCTGCTGCGAAACACTGGAGCAAAG cCTGTTATGTCCGACCACGGCCTCCTGACCACAGTGGCATACAAACTTGGCCGGGACCAACCTGCTTGTTATGCACTGGAG GGCTCTGTGGCCATCGCTGGAGCTGTGGTCCGCTGGCTGCAGGACAATCTGGGCATCATCGAGTCCCATGAAGAACTTG AGAAGTTGGCTGCATCGGTCGGTACATCCTACGGTTGTTATTTTGTTCCTGCATTCTCGGGTCTTTATGCACCTTACTGGGAGCCAAGTGCAAGAGG GATCATCTGTGGCCTGACGCAGTTTACTAACAAGCGTCACCTCGCGTTCGCTGCACTGGAAGCTGTTTGCTTCCAGACACGAGAG ATACTTGACGCCATGAATCAGGACAGCGGCATCCCGCTGACTCAGCTGCAGGTTGACGGAGGAATGACGTCCAACAGGTTGCTGATGCAGCTGCAGGCCGACATCCTCTGCATCCCCGTTG TGAAGCCGTCCATGCCTGAGACCACCGCTCTGGGTGCAGCGATGGCAGCCGGAGCAGCAGAAGGGGTGAGCGTGTGGAGTCTGAGCCCAGAGGACCTGAGTGAGGTCACCTCGGAGAAGTTTGAGCCTCAGATCAACCCTGAAG AGAGTGAGTTTCGGTACGCGCGATGGAAAAAGGCGGTGCAGAAATCCATGAACTGGGAGACCACAGAGCCTCTTGGTAACGGAAACG GTGAATCTAGTATCTTCAGCAGCGCCCCGCTCGGCTTCTACATCTTTGGCAGCATGTTGATGTTAGTTGGTGCGAAATACCTCGCAG GCCACCATTAG
- the nfkbiz gene encoding NF-kappa-B inhibitor zeta codes for MLDPKGNEIRGSQLQAAWTDFSQSNKVFINADPKLPDYTQAFPKKNTTVKELLMMRRQKWNCSRDDVNLEQKLKIPKSEAFANDINLHQLGPPAPVYSTITNHFVPAAPEYSPNPLQQIQHPPLQGQMAPAADVKMSLFHWQILQEVKRVGGVSPEQLNMQDSDGDTYLHIAVAQGKRALAFVLAAKMASCGSLDMKEHNGQTALQIAAATNHPFMVQDLLQHGADVNHRDLWGCSPLHVCAEKGHFLSLQSIWRTLMGSGRTIDIEMYNYEGHTPLHTAVLCHSAVVREQRRQGNSCSFMVMEQERKRQSYIECIKTLLLMGASCGTKDLKSGRTCLHMASEEADVALFHIFFEESSTLQIVNAKTFSGNTALHIVSSLQNHNRQVEMVKLLMRKGADPGIRNFENDLPSQLVPEGHIGEKVKKILKGKYCHA; via the exons ATGTTGGATCCAAAAGGGAACGAGATCAGAGGGAGCCAGCTTCAAGCAGCATGGACCGACTTCAGCCAGAGTAACAAAg TTTTCATCAACGCTGATCCCAAACTGCCAGATTACACCCAAGCTTTTCCCAAGAAAAACACCACTGTAAAAGAACTGCTGATGATGAGACGACAG AAATGGAACTGCTCACGGGACGACGTCAACTTGGAGCAGAAGTTGAAGATTCCAAAGTCTGAGGCGTTTGCAAACGACATAAATCTTCATCAACTGGGCCCTCCAGCACCAGTTTACTCCACGATTACTAATCACTTCGTCCCTGCTGCTCCAGAGTATAGTCCCAATCCCCTGCAACAAATACAACATCCACCTCTGCAGGGACAAATGGCTCCAGCGGCTGACgtcaaaatgtctttgtttcacTGGCAAATACTGCAAGAGGTGAAGAGAGTTGGAGGAGTTTCTCCTGAGCAGCTGAACATGCAGGATTCAGACGGTGACAC GTATCTTCACATAGCCGTTGCACAAGGGAAACGGGCTCTTGCTTTTGTGCTCGCTGCAAAAATGGCCAGTTGTGGCTCCCTGGACATGAAGGAACACAATGGGCAG ACAGCTCTTCAGATAGCCGCCGCCACAAATCATCCCTTCATGGTCCAGGACCTGCTCCAGCACGGAGCCGATGTCAACCACAGGGACCTGTGGGGCTGCtctcctctgcatgtgtgtgctgaAAAAGGCCACTTCCTCAGTCTTCAG aGCATCTGGAGGACCCTGATGGGGAGTGGGCGAACCATTGATATagaaatgtataattatgaag GTCATACACCGCTGCacacagctgtgttgtgtcACAGTGCTGTTGTTAGAGAGCAGAGGCGTCAAGGAAATTCTTGTTCATTCATGGTGATGGAGCAGGAGCGGAAGAGACAGAGTTATATTGAGTGTATTAAGACTTTGCTGCTCATGGGCGCCTCCTGTGGGACAAAG GATTTAAAAAGTGGACGCACGTGTCTGCACATGGCTTCTGAGGAGGCAGACGTGGCgctgtttcacattttctttgagGAGTCGTCCACCCTGCAAATTGTGAACGCTAAG acatTCAGCGGAAACACAGCCCTGCACATTGTCAGCTCTTTACAAAACCACAACAGGCAAGTGGAAATGGTGAAGCTGCTGATGCGAAAAGGAGCCGACCCCGGGATCAGGAACTTTGAGAATGATCTTCCGTCTCAGCTGGTGCCTGAAGGCCACATAGGGGAAAAG GTGAAGAAGATCCTGAAAGGGAAGTATTGTCATGCTTAA
- the n6amt1 gene encoding methyltransferase N6AMT1 isoform X2 produces MTTGFPTPLYSHAGRGDFRDVYEPAEDSFLLIDALEKDAERLQLISPCVCLEVGSGSGVVSAFLASVIGPSALYLCTDVNPAAAQCTAKTASCNNVSLQPVLTSLVDSLLPRLGGKVDVLLFNPPYVVTPSEEVGSRGIEAAWAGGKRGREVTDRFLPLVAQLLSSEGLFYLITIAENDPEEIIHSLCKHGLKGESCLSTRAGNERLSVLRFHRS; encoded by the exons ATGACCACAGGTTTCCCCACACCTTTATACTCTCATGCGGGACGGGGAGACTTCAGGGACGTTTACGAGCCTGCGGAGGACTCGTTTCTACTGATTGACGCGTTGGAAAAGGATGCAGAGAGACTCCAGCTCATCAG CCCCTGCGTGTGTTTGGAGGTGGGCAGTGGCTCTGGAGTGGTGTCAGCATTCCTGGCATCAGTTATTGGACCTTCAGCTCTCTATCT ttgcacTGATGTGAATCCGGCTGCAGCTCAGTGCACAGCAAAGACCGCTTCCTGCAACAATGTGTCACTGCAGCCTGTTCTCACATCCCTG GTGGACTCTCTTCTGCCTCGACTAGGCGGGAAAGTGGatgtcctcctcttcaacccTCCTTATGTGGTCACCCCTTCAGAGGAG GTTGGCAGCAGAGGTATAGAAGCAGCCTGGGCTGGTGGGAAACGAGGACGAGAGGTCACAGACCGATTTCTGCCTCTGGTAGCTCAGCTGCTCTCCAGTGAAGGTTTATTCTACCTCATCACTATAGCTGAGAACGATCCAG AGGAAATCATCCACTCACTATGTAAGCACGGTTTGAAGGGAGAGTCCTGCTTGTCCACGAGAGCTGGGAACGAAAGACTGTCTGTGCTGCGCTTCCATCGGAGCTGA
- the n6amt1 gene encoding methyltransferase N6AMT1 isoform X1, with translation MTTGFPTPLYSHAGRGDFRDVYEPAEDSFLLIDALEKDAERLQLISPCVCLEVGSGSGVVSAFLASVIGPSALYLCTDVNPAAAQCTAKTASCNNVSLQPVLTSLVDSLLPRLGGKVDVLLFNPPYVVTPSEEVIQLSTAFYLLLMRIVKDIVPFFQVGSRGIEAAWAGGKRGREVTDRFLPLVAQLLSSEGLFYLITIAENDPEEIIHSLCKHGLKGESCLSTRAGNERLSVLRFHRS, from the exons ATGACCACAGGTTTCCCCACACCTTTATACTCTCATGCGGGACGGGGAGACTTCAGGGACGTTTACGAGCCTGCGGAGGACTCGTTTCTACTGATTGACGCGTTGGAAAAGGATGCAGAGAGACTCCAGCTCATCAG CCCCTGCGTGTGTTTGGAGGTGGGCAGTGGCTCTGGAGTGGTGTCAGCATTCCTGGCATCAGTTATTGGACCTTCAGCTCTCTATCT ttgcacTGATGTGAATCCGGCTGCAGCTCAGTGCACAGCAAAGACCGCTTCCTGCAACAATGTGTCACTGCAGCCTGTTCTCACATCCCTG GTGGACTCTCTTCTGCCTCGACTAGGCGGGAAAGTGGatgtcctcctcttcaacccTCCTTATGTGGTCACCCCTTCAGAGGAGGTGATCCAGCTCTCTACAGCTTTTTATTTACTGCTGATGAGGATTGTTAAAGATATTGTGCCTTTCTTCCAGGTTGGCAGCAGAGGTATAGAAGCAGCCTGGGCTGGTGGGAAACGAGGACGAGAGGTCACAGACCGATTTCTGCCTCTGGTAGCTCAGCTGCTCTCCAGTGAAGGTTTATTCTACCTCATCACTATAGCTGAGAACGATCCAG AGGAAATCATCCACTCACTATGTAAGCACGGTTTGAAGGGAGAGTCCTGCTTGTCCACGAGAGCTGGGAACGAAAGACTGTCTGTGCTGCGCTTCCATCGGAGCTGA
- the gk gene encoding glycerol kinase isoform X1, with product MHGTMAASSHRIMLGPLVAAVDQGTSSTRFLVFNSKTAELLSHHQVEIKQSFPKEGWVEEDPKEILQSVYECMERTCEKLTQLNIDISNIKAIGVTNQRETTLVWDKETGEPLYNAIVWLDLRTQSTVERLINKTPGRNKNHLKHKTGLPISTYFSAVKLRWLMDNVDEVREAVVSHRAMFGTVDSWLIWCLTGGKSGGVHCTDVTNASRTMLFNIHTLDWDPELCKYFGIPMEILPRVRSSSEIYGLMKISSSLKSGALSGIPISGCLGDQSAALVGQMCFQDGQAKNTYGTGCFLLRNTGAKPVMSDHGLLTTVAYKLGRDQPACYALEGSVAIAGAVVRWLQDNLGIIESHEELEKLAASVGTSYGCYFVPAFSGLYAPYWEPSARGIICGLTQFTNKRHLAFAALEAVCFQTREILDAMNQDSGIPLTQLQVDGGMTSNRLLMQLQADILCIPVVKPSMPETTALGAAMAAGAAEGVSVWSLSPEDLSEVTSEKFEPQINPEESEFRYARWKKAVQKSMNWETTEPLGNGNGESSIFSSAPLGFYIFGSMLMLVGAKYLAGHH from the exons ATGCACGGCACCATGGCTGCGTCCTCACACCGGATCATGCTGGGCCCGCTGGTTGCTGCAGTGGACCAGGGTACGAGCTCCACACGGTTTCTG GTGTTTAACTCGAAAACAGCAGAGCTCCTCAGCCACCACCAGGTCGAGATCAAACAGAGCTTCCCCAAAGAAGG ATGGGTGGAGGAAGACCCCAAAGAAATCCTGCAGTCGGTGTACGAGTGCATGGAGCGGACTTGTGAAAAACTCACCCAGCTCAACATCGACAtctcaaacattaaag CGATTGGAGTGACCAACCAAAGAGAGACCACGCTTGTTTGGGACAAAGAAACCGGGGAGCCTCTCTACAATGCGATCG TTTGGCTGGACCTGCGGACTCAATCAACAGTGGAACGTCTCATCAACAAAACTCCAGGAAGGAATAAGAACCACCTGAAG cataAAACAGGGCTTCCGATCAGCACGTACTTCAGCGCAGTGAAACTCCGCTGGCTGATGGACAATGTGGACGAGGTCAGGGAAGCCGTCGTCTCTCACCGCGCCATGTTCGGCACCGTGGATTCCTGGCTTATATGG TGTTTGACCGGGGGTAAGTCAGGCGGCGTCCACTGCACAGACGTGACCAACGCCAGCAGAACCATGCTGTTCAACATTCACACATTGGACTGGGACCCTGAGCTGTGCAA GTATTTTGGTATTCCCATGGAGATCTTACCCAGAGTGAGGAGTTCTTCAGAGATCTATGGCCTCATG AAAATAAGTTCTAGCCTG AAATCTGGAGCTCTTTCCGGCATTCCCATTTCAGGG tgtctcGGGGATCAGTCAGCAGCACTTGTTGGACAGATGTGTTTTCAGGACGGGCAAGCCAAAAACAC GTATGGTACTGGCTGTTTTCTGCTGCGAAACACTGGAGCAAAG cCTGTTATGTCCGACCACGGCCTCCTGACCACAGTGGCATACAAACTTGGCCGGGACCAACCTGCTTGTTATGCACTGGAG GGCTCTGTGGCCATCGCTGGAGCTGTGGTCCGCTGGCTGCAGGACAATCTGGGCATCATCGAGTCCCATGAAGAACTTG AGAAGTTGGCTGCATCGGTCGGTACATCCTACGGTTGTTATTTTGTTCCTGCATTCTCGGGTCTTTATGCACCTTACTGGGAGCCAAGTGCAAGAGG GATCATCTGTGGCCTGACGCAGTTTACTAACAAGCGTCACCTCGCGTTCGCTGCACTGGAAGCTGTTTGCTTCCAGACACGAGAG ATACTTGACGCCATGAATCAGGACAGCGGCATCCCGCTGACTCAGCTGCAGGTTGACGGAGGAATGACGTCCAACAGGTTGCTGATGCAGCTGCAGGCCGACATCCTCTGCATCCCCGTTG TGAAGCCGTCCATGCCTGAGACCACCGCTCTGGGTGCAGCGATGGCAGCCGGAGCAGCAGAAGGGGTGAGCGTGTGGAGTCTGAGCCCAGAGGACCTGAGTGAGGTCACCTCGGAGAAGTTTGAGCCTCAGATCAACCCTGAAG AGAGTGAGTTTCGGTACGCGCGATGGAAAAAGGCGGTGCAGAAATCCATGAACTGGGAGACCACAGAGCCTCTTGGTAACGGAAACG GTGAATCTAGTATCTTCAGCAGCGCCCCGCTCGGCTTCTACATCTTTGGCAGCATGTTGATGTTAGTTGGTGCGAAATACCTCGCAG GCCACCATTAG